In Candidatus Cohnella colombiensis, one DNA window encodes the following:
- a CDS encoding AraC family transcriptional regulator, whose product MTQTYVSIMMKHLEQMQIEVLDSGEKHFGRNAGIQKEWNLECNRLFFVEDGEGKLILQDGEIDLMPGKMVIMLSGIVHRVSVEPGKILELKWCHYRQSYEDRELFRSLQLPNNFLVPDLEVVSGLFDRVIMLQQYPQLTSQLRVKSVMLELLSIYLEQITIHATEDCPTQDLQKIDAVIRYIDDHISDNITVEDLAKQAYLHPNYFIAMFKNILGYSPIQYVIHRRIETAKSLLARPDCNVSKVANQVGMQIYHFSRMFKSHTGMTPSRYRRMRVASMAEDA is encoded by the coding sequence ATGACTCAGACCTACGTATCAATCATGATGAAACATCTGGAACAAATGCAAATCGAAGTATTAGATTCAGGTGAAAAACATTTCGGACGCAACGCTGGTATCCAGAAAGAGTGGAATCTAGAGTGTAATCGTCTGTTTTTTGTTGAAGATGGAGAAGGAAAGCTTATTTTGCAAGATGGTGAAATTGATTTGATGCCCGGCAAGATGGTTATTATGTTAAGCGGAATCGTGCATAGAGTCTCTGTCGAACCCGGTAAAATATTGGAGCTAAAGTGGTGCCATTACCGGCAAAGCTATGAGGATCGTGAACTTTTTCGAAGTCTACAGCTTCCGAATAACTTCCTAGTTCCCGATCTAGAAGTTGTATCGGGTTTATTTGACCGTGTAATCATGCTACAACAATATCCGCAGCTCACCTCGCAATTACGAGTGAAGTCCGTCATGCTAGAGCTGCTCAGCATATACCTCGAACAGATTACGATTCATGCAACTGAGGACTGTCCTACACAGGATTTGCAAAAGATTGACGCTGTCATTCGCTATATCGATGATCATATCTCAGACAATATTACGGTGGAGGATTTAGCTAAACAAGCTTATTTGCACCCGAACTATTTTATCGCCATGTTCAAGAATATTCTCGGCTATTCGCCGATTCAATATGTCATACATCGGAGAATTGAAACTGCTAAGAGCCTGCTCGCTCGTCCTGATTGTAATGTATCGAAGGTAGCTAATCAGGTAGGGATGCAAATCTATCATTTCTCAAGAATGTTCAAATCCCACACGGGGATGACGCCAAGCCGCTATCGCAGAATGAGGGTTGCATCGATGGCAGAAGACGCATAG
- the acpS gene encoding holo-ACP synthase, whose translation MIRGVGLDVVELDRIASVLSGTGKDKFIARILTPSEQARLSEMSAKREIEFVAGRFAAKEAVVKALGCGIGTIVGFHDVEVTRNEQGKPICELSEAALTRLGLQKERCVVHIAITHERSLAAATAIVEELAHE comes from the coding sequence ATGATACGTGGTGTAGGTCTTGATGTCGTCGAACTGGATCGGATCGCATCCGTGCTCTCTGGAACGGGCAAGGATAAATTTATTGCACGTATATTAACACCAAGTGAACAAGCAAGATTAAGTGAAATGTCAGCAAAAAGAGAGATTGAATTTGTTGCGGGCAGATTTGCAGCCAAAGAAGCTGTAGTCAAAGCGTTAGGCTGTGGCATTGGTACAATCGTTGGGTTTCATGATGTTGAAGTAACTCGAAACGAGCAAGGCAAGCCAATCTGTGAACTATCTGAAGCAGCTTTAACCCGACTTGGGCTTCAAAAAGAACGGTGCGTCGTACATATTGCGATCACCCATGAACGATCTTTGGCGGCAGCAACAGCAATTGTTGAGGAATTAGCCCATGAATGA
- the nadE gene encoding ammonia-dependent NAD(+) synthetase — translation MSLQHEIIAKLGVKPTIDVDDEIRRRVDFLKKLVKQAGSSGLLIAISGGVDSAVAAGLCKQATDELSNETGKPYMTLGVFQPYGEQEDIAHSYAVAEAFELEHKVETNIEEAVDEVAIETEYAFKALGIHRHMSRGGKGNVKARMRMVVQYALAFDLNLLVVGTDHASEALTGFFTKWGDGAVDVTPLSSLNKRQVRQLARRLSVPAEVIDKAPTAGLWAGQTDEAELGVTYEENSDYLEGKAINPKARETLEKHYARTEHKRLAIPGI, via the coding sequence ATGAGCCTGCAGCATGAGATCATCGCAAAGCTTGGGGTTAAGCCAACAATTGATGTGGATGATGAGATTCGACGTCGAGTCGATTTTTTGAAAAAGCTGGTGAAGCAGGCAGGGTCATCAGGCTTGCTCATTGCGATCAGTGGTGGGGTAGATAGTGCAGTGGCGGCAGGCTTGTGCAAACAAGCTACGGACGAATTGTCAAATGAGACGGGAAAGCCCTATATGACTCTCGGTGTATTCCAACCCTATGGAGAGCAAGAAGATATTGCGCATAGCTATGCAGTAGCTGAGGCGTTCGAACTCGAGCATAAAGTGGAAACAAACATCGAGGAAGCAGTAGATGAGGTGGCGATTGAGACGGAGTATGCTTTCAAAGCGCTCGGAATTCATCGTCATATGAGTCGCGGAGGCAAAGGGAATGTGAAGGCGCGAATGCGGATGGTCGTTCAGTATGCGCTAGCCTTCGACCTTAACTTACTAGTTGTCGGTACAGATCATGCGTCGGAGGCATTAACAGGCTTCTTCACGAAGTGGGGAGATGGTGCTGTCGATGTTACACCGTTAAGCAGCTTAAATAAGCGTCAAGTACGTCAGCTTGCCAGAAGGCTGAGTGTACCTGCCGAAGTGATTGATAAAGCACCAACTGCAGGCTTATGGGCTGGACAAACGGATGAAGCCGAGCTAGGTGTCACCTATGAGGAGAACAGCGATTACTTAGAAGGTAAAGCCATTAATCCGAAAGCAAGGGAAACGCTAGAGAAGCACTATGCTCGAACAGAGCATAAGCGACTAGCAATCCCAGGCATTTAA
- a CDS encoding BrxA/BrxB family bacilliredoxin, which yields MSMSFERYMMDMVQPMRDELTRIGIQELTTPEQVEENLPNASGTALVVINSVCGCAAGQCRPGVATALQNEVTPDHLFTVFAGQDKEATAKAREYFMPYPPSSPSIALFKDGELVHFIERHQIENRSADDISADLTAAFDRYCR from the coding sequence ATGTCGATGTCATTCGAAAGATATATGATGGATATGGTTCAACCGATGCGTGATGAGCTTACGCGGATTGGGATTCAAGAATTAACAACACCAGAGCAGGTGGAAGAGAACCTTCCAAATGCATCCGGAACAGCGTTAGTAGTCATCAACTCTGTATGTGGATGTGCAGCTGGACAATGTCGTCCAGGCGTTGCAACAGCGCTGCAGAACGAAGTAACACCGGATCACTTGTTCACTGTGTTCGCGGGACAAGATAAAGAAGCGACAGCTAAGGCGCGCGAATACTTTATGCCTTATCCACCGTCTTCACCATCGATTGCACTTTTTAAGGACGGAGAGCTTGTTCACTTCATCGAGCGCCATCAGATTGAAAACCGCAGTGCGGATGATATCTCGGCGGACTTAACGGCTGCCTTTGATCGTTATTGCCGATAA
- a CDS encoding NAD(P)/FAD-dependent oxidoreductase codes for MSYDVIVIGGGSAGLMASIAASEQGSKVLLLDKSDKLGRKLGISGGGRCNVTNAKELDELIKHIPGNGRFLYSALATFGNQEIIRFFENLGIALKEEDNGRMFPVTDRAKTVVDALVNQVRAHGVHIRENVPVQEVLYKDGRTSGIRLTTGETISGKCIIVAVGGKSVPHTGSTGDGYAWAEQAGHTITELFPTEVPLTSKESFIRSRELQGLSLRDVTLSVWNSKGKKIISHEGDMIFTHFGLSGPIALRCSQFVVKQLKQSGGGTVCVTIDLMPKYSVDEFFAHTYSLAKQENKKAIKNVLKSVLPERLLPTMMSMSGLQEDLTYDNIPKLAWMKLAEVAKAFPVQVNGTLSIEEAFVTGGGVNLKEIDPRTMASKLMNGLYFAGEVLDIHGYTGGYNITAAFSTGYTAGKSASEEALN; via the coding sequence ATGAGCTATGATGTGATCGTTATCGGGGGCGGGTCTGCCGGTCTGATGGCAAGTATTGCGGCAAGTGAGCAGGGCTCGAAGGTTCTGCTTTTAGATAAAAGCGACAAGCTAGGACGAAAGCTCGGTATCTCTGGCGGTGGACGCTGCAACGTCACGAATGCCAAAGAATTGGACGAGCTTATTAAACATATTCCGGGTAACGGACGGTTTTTGTATAGCGCGCTTGCAACTTTCGGTAATCAGGAGATCATTCGATTTTTCGAGAACCTCGGAATTGCGCTGAAGGAAGAGGATAATGGCAGAATGTTCCCAGTCACCGATCGTGCCAAAACCGTCGTAGACGCCTTAGTCAATCAAGTGCGTGCCCATGGAGTGCACATTCGCGAAAATGTTCCAGTCCAGGAGGTTCTCTATAAAGATGGTCGGACGAGTGGCATTCGGTTGACAACTGGCGAAACGATTAGCGGAAAATGTATCATCGTTGCTGTTGGAGGTAAATCAGTCCCTCATACAGGGTCTACAGGTGACGGATATGCTTGGGCAGAACAAGCAGGACATACGATTACTGAGCTTTTTCCAACTGAAGTGCCATTAACATCTAAAGAATCGTTTATTCGCAGTCGGGAATTGCAGGGATTATCATTAAGAGATGTGACCTTATCCGTTTGGAACAGCAAGGGTAAAAAAATCATTAGCCACGAGGGCGATATGATCTTCACCCACTTTGGCCTCTCGGGACCGATCGCATTGCGTTGCAGTCAATTCGTTGTTAAGCAATTGAAGCAAAGTGGCGGTGGCACTGTATGCGTAACGATTGACTTAATGCCTAAATATAGCGTCGACGAGTTCTTCGCCCACACTTATTCACTCGCAAAGCAAGAGAATAAAAAAGCGATCAAAAATGTGCTAAAAAGCGTGCTGCCTGAACGACTGCTACCGACAATGATGAGTATGTCAGGCTTGCAAGAGGATTTAACCTATGACAATATCCCAAAGCTGGCATGGATGAAGCTGGCTGAAGTTGCGAAGGCATTTCCTGTGCAGGTGAATGGAACACTTTCCATAGAAGAAGCATTCGTTACAGGTGGTGGTGTGAACTTGAAGGAGATCGACCCGCGCACTATGGCATCGAAGCTAATGAACGGACTATATTTTGCAGGAGAAGTATTGGACATTCATGGTTATACGGGTGGCTACAATATTACTGCAGCATTTTCCACAGGGTACACTGCGGGGAAAAGTGCCTCTGAAGAGGCGCTTAATTAA
- the xylB gene encoding xylulokinase, producing the protein MKYVIGVDLGTSAVKTLLIGSNGVVKAEASREYPLYHEKSGWSEQEPEDWVTGTIDALRDLVQQSGVKADDIEGMSFSGQMHGLVLLDQQLRPIRRAILWNDTRTTEQCRLIERKLGNLLLTVTRNPALEGFTLPKLLWVKEHEPEAFARATKFLLPKDYLRLRLTGEVHMDLSDAAGTLLLDVANRQWSDEVLRAFELSAGLCPPLIEASGLVGNLTSEVAEVTGLSTNTKVFAGGADNACGAIGAGILSPGLTLCSIGTSGVILTYEGDASSDYEGKVHFFNHGKPDAFYAMGVTLAAGYSLSWFRNTFAKGESYDQLLSGIEDVPAGSGGLLFTPYLVGERTPHPDANIRGSFIGMDGSHTRAHFAKAVMEGITFSLNESIAMFRAAGKQVDTIVSIGGGAKNPVWLQMQADIFQADVVALENEQGPGLGAAMLAAFGCGWFPSLDACGEVFVKHARTYSPNPETSERYAKLFPIYQNVYANTKVLNEQLQTFR; encoded by the coding sequence ATGAAATATGTCATTGGCGTAGATTTGGGAACGAGCGCTGTAAAGACGCTTCTTATTGGTAGCAATGGTGTCGTCAAAGCAGAAGCTTCGCGCGAATATCCGCTTTATCATGAGAAGTCGGGTTGGAGTGAACAAGAGCCCGAGGATTGGGTTACGGGAACAATTGATGCGCTCCGCGACCTAGTTCAGCAATCGGGTGTAAAAGCCGACGATATCGAAGGAATGAGTTTTTCGGGGCAAATGCACGGTCTAGTTTTGCTCGATCAGCAGCTTCGTCCGATTCGTAGAGCTATACTTTGGAACGACACACGTACAACGGAGCAATGTCGGTTGATTGAGCGCAAGCTTGGTAACCTGCTCCTGACAGTAACAAGAAACCCTGCGCTAGAGGGCTTTACATTACCCAAATTGCTATGGGTGAAAGAGCATGAGCCAGAGGCGTTTGCGAGAGCAACTAAGTTTCTTTTGCCGAAGGATTACTTGCGTCTCCGGTTAACTGGCGAAGTCCATATGGACTTGTCGGACGCAGCGGGCACATTGCTGCTCGATGTCGCGAATCGGCAGTGGAGTGACGAGGTGTTAAGAGCATTCGAGCTTTCTGCGGGTCTTTGTCCTCCATTGATTGAAGCGAGCGGCTTAGTCGGTAATTTAACATCTGAAGTTGCAGAAGTAACTGGACTCAGCACAAATACGAAAGTATTCGCTGGGGGCGCGGACAATGCTTGCGGAGCGATTGGTGCAGGCATTCTATCACCAGGTCTTACGCTATGCAGCATTGGTACATCGGGTGTAATTCTTACGTACGAGGGAGATGCATCTTCCGATTATGAGGGGAAGGTTCACTTCTTTAACCATGGCAAGCCAGATGCCTTTTATGCGATGGGAGTTACACTTGCAGCGGGATATTCTTTAAGTTGGTTCAGGAATACTTTCGCCAAGGGTGAATCCTACGATCAATTACTGTCTGGTATCGAGGATGTTCCAGCAGGATCGGGTGGATTGCTGTTTACGCCTTATCTCGTCGGAGAACGGACGCCCCATCCTGACGCTAACATACGGGGAAGCTTTATTGGGATGGATGGCAGTCACACTAGGGCGCATTTTGCCAAGGCGGTCATGGAAGGAATTACATTCTCTCTCAATGAGTCAATTGCGATGTTCCGTGCAGCAGGGAAACAGGTTGACACTATCGTGTCGATAGGTGGCGGTGCGAAAAATCCGGTTTGGCTTCAAATGCAAGCGGATATTTTCCAAGCGGATGTGGTCGCGCTAGAGAATGAGCAAGGTCCGGGTCTAGGAGCGGCGATGCTTGCAGCATTCGGCTGTGGCTGGTTCCCTAGTCTTGATGCGTGCGGTGAAGTGTTCGTCAAGCATGCACGCACCTATAGCCCGAATCCAGAAACTAGTGAGCGCTATGCGAAATTATTTCCAATCTATCAAAATGTGTATGCTAATACGAAAGTACTAAACGAACAACTCCAAACTTTCCGCTAA
- the xylA gene encoding xylose isomerase: protein MSKFPNVPKIQYEGRDSKNPFAFKHYNPKEVIFGKTMEEHLRFAVAYWHTFNANGGDPFGAGTAVRSWDSLSPLDRSKARVEANFELLDKLQVPFYAFHDADIAPEGATLAETNKNLDVIVAMLKDYQKSTGKKLLWNTVNLFTNPRYVHGASTTNNAEVFAYAAATLKKGLEVGKELGAENYVFWGGREGYESLLNTDLKLELDNLGRFLNMAVDYAKEIGFDAQFLIEPKPKEPSKHQYDFDVQTAMSFLQNYGLKDKFKFNIEANHATLAGHTFEHELRFARINGMLGSIDANQGDMLLGWDTDEFPTDLVSTSLAMFEILSNEGGIGRGGVNFDAKVRRSSFEDDDLFFAHIAGMDTYARGLKAAAKLIEERVFENITDFRYRSFKEGIGADIVSGKATLKSLEAYVLQAQPIKNESARLEQIKATLNDIIFSV, encoded by the coding sequence GTGAGTAAGTTTCCTAATGTGCCTAAGATCCAATATGAGGGTCGTGATTCGAAAAACCCGTTTGCATTCAAGCACTACAATCCTAAAGAGGTTATTTTCGGTAAAACAATGGAGGAGCACTTAAGATTCGCAGTTGCGTACTGGCATACGTTCAATGCGAATGGCGGTGATCCTTTCGGTGCAGGTACAGCAGTCCGCAGCTGGGATTCACTATCTCCGCTTGATCGCTCTAAAGCTCGTGTAGAGGCGAACTTCGAATTGCTAGATAAGCTTCAAGTTCCATTCTATGCGTTCCACGATGCAGACATCGCACCAGAAGGCGCGACGCTTGCTGAAACGAACAAAAACCTAGATGTCATCGTTGCAATGCTGAAGGACTACCAGAAGTCTACGGGCAAGAAGCTATTATGGAACACAGTTAATCTGTTCACAAATCCACGCTATGTCCATGGTGCAAGTACGACGAACAATGCAGAAGTGTTCGCATACGCTGCAGCAACATTGAAAAAAGGGCTAGAAGTTGGTAAAGAGCTCGGTGCAGAAAACTACGTATTCTGGGGTGGCCGCGAAGGCTACGAGTCGTTGCTCAACACAGACTTGAAGCTTGAGCTTGATAATTTGGGTCGTTTCCTCAACATGGCTGTAGATTATGCGAAGGAAATCGGCTTCGATGCACAGTTTTTAATTGAGCCGAAACCGAAAGAGCCATCCAAACACCAATACGACTTTGACGTGCAAACTGCGATGTCATTTTTGCAAAACTATGGTCTGAAAGATAAGTTCAAATTTAATATCGAAGCAAACCATGCGACGCTTGCGGGTCATACTTTCGAGCATGAGCTTCGGTTCGCACGCATTAACGGCATGCTCGGTTCGATTGATGCGAACCAAGGGGATATGCTACTCGGCTGGGATACAGATGAATTCCCGACAGATCTCGTATCGACGTCGCTTGCAATGTTCGAAATTTTGAGCAACGAAGGTGGCATCGGTCGCGGTGGCGTAAACTTTGATGCGAAGGTACGTCGCTCGTCGTTCGAAGATGATGATTTGTTCTTCGCACACATCGCAGGGATGGATACTTATGCACGTGGTTTAAAAGCAGCGGCAAAGCTGATCGAAGAGCGTGTGTTTGAAAATATTACAGATTTCCGTTACCGTAGCTTCAAGGAAGGCATCGGTGCAGATATTGTGTCCGGTAAAGCAACATTGAAGTCGTTGGAAGCGTATGTGCTTCAAGCGCAACCGATCAAAAACGAGTCTGCACGTCTTGAGCAGATTAAGGCTACACTTAACGATATTATTTTCAGCGTATAA
- a CDS encoding ROK family transcriptional regulator, which yields MTTPTGDQALIKRINTAIVLESILRGAPLSRAQISEQTGLNKATVSSLVQDLIDQSLVKEIGRGESSGGRKPVMLEFIATAGYAIGLDLGVNYIRGVVTNIRGEVVVERTSSLRHIEPDFVINSLCDMIDDLISAAPAQGPYGFVGIGIGVPGIVDDSGSILFAPHLQWRDIPLCRMISERYSIPVTIDNEANVGALGEQKYGAGHQISNLIYVSVGMGIGTGLILNRTLYKGTSGYSGEMGHLTVDAHGKPCNCGNRGCWEKYASEQSLLEDAEKLGFDSLESLIVAAEEGNNDVLALFAKIGEYLGVGITNIVNVFNPDAIVIGNRMSIARPWIEASLRQTVVQRALGFHLRKVQLLFAELGERSAMMGAAEMAISGFFTRLKSS from the coding sequence ATGACGACACCAACAGGTGATCAGGCGTTAATAAAACGTATAAATACAGCCATCGTGCTCGAGTCGATTTTACGAGGGGCTCCGCTTTCACGTGCTCAAATTTCTGAACAAACAGGACTCAATAAGGCTACAGTATCTAGTCTTGTTCAGGATTTAATTGATCAGTCACTTGTAAAAGAGATCGGTCGTGGTGAATCGAGTGGTGGTCGTAAACCTGTAATGCTTGAGTTCATTGCCACAGCAGGCTATGCGATCGGACTTGATCTAGGAGTAAACTATATTCGTGGCGTCGTTACGAATATTCGAGGTGAAGTCGTCGTGGAACGAACGTCCTCTCTTCGGCATATTGAACCAGACTTTGTCATTAACTCGCTATGCGACATGATTGACGATTTGATCAGCGCTGCGCCCGCACAAGGTCCCTACGGTTTCGTTGGGATCGGCATTGGTGTGCCGGGAATTGTGGATGACAGTGGTAGCATTTTATTCGCCCCTCACCTTCAGTGGCGTGATATTCCTCTCTGTCGAATGATCTCCGAGCGTTATTCGATACCCGTCACAATAGATAACGAAGCAAACGTAGGTGCACTAGGTGAGCAAAAATACGGTGCCGGTCACCAAATTTCAAATTTGATTTATGTCAGCGTTGGCATGGGGATCGGAACAGGTCTAATTTTGAATCGCACACTGTACAAGGGCACTTCCGGATACTCTGGAGAGATGGGACATCTTACTGTGGATGCACACGGCAAGCCTTGCAACTGTGGCAATCGTGGCTGTTGGGAGAAGTATGCTTCTGAACAGTCGTTGTTAGAAGATGCTGAGAAGCTCGGATTCGATAGCTTGGAAAGTCTAATCGTTGCCGCTGAGGAAGGAAATAACGATGTGCTCGCATTGTTCGCGAAAATAGGTGAATATCTAGGTGTCGGGATAACGAACATCGTAAACGTATTCAACCCAGATGCTATCGTTATTGGTAATAGGATGAGCATAGCTCGTCCATGGATTGAGGCCAGTCTGCGCCAGACAGTAGTGCAGCGTGCGCTCGGCTTTCATTTACGGAAAGTACAACTTCTATTCGCCGAGCTTGGCGAACGTTCCGCTATGATGGGAGCTGCCGAGATGGCGATCTCTGGATTTTTTACACGTCTGAAGTCTTCCTAA
- a CDS encoding metalloregulator ArsR/SmtB family transcription factor, with protein MNDRLAEMAELLKLLGDRTRLAILGLLQERELCVGDIVDILGTSQPNASQHLRKLKSAGLVNESKRGQWVFYSLNLDEFPDLRIFLSQLPGRKERLQSLSELPSKS; from the coding sequence ATGAACGATAGACTAGCAGAGATGGCTGAATTACTCAAACTTCTAGGTGACCGAACGCGTCTAGCGATTCTTGGCTTGCTGCAGGAACGTGAGCTATGTGTTGGCGACATTGTGGATATACTAGGCACTAGTCAACCCAATGCAAGCCAACATTTGCGCAAACTAAAAAGCGCCGGCCTCGTTAATGAGAGCAAACGCGGACAATGGGTATTCTATTCACTCAACCTTGATGAATTCCCAGATTTACGCATCTTCCTATCGCAGCTACCAGGGAGAAAAGAGCGACTACAGTCGCTATCTGAGTTACCCTCTAAAAGCTAA
- a CDS encoding ribulokinase yields the protein MSRKYTIGVDYGTQSGRAVLVDLSNGAEIADHVTPYPHGVIDEKLPTSGQMLGHDWALQHPDDYIEVLRRSVPAVIKASGIDVGDVIGLAIDFTACTMLPVDEDRVPLCFKPEWQNNPHSWVKLWKHHAAQDEADRLNAIAAERGEKFLPRYGGKISSEWMIAKIWQIVNEAPDVYEATDLFTEATDWVISQLTGQFVRNSCTAGYKSIWHKQEGYPSREFFKALDPQMENIVGTKLRGDIEALGTKAGELTAAMAELIGLRAGTAIAVGNVDAHAAVPAVGVVGPGKLVMAMGTSICHMLLGTAEVEVEGMCGVVEDGIIPGYLGYEAGQSAVGDIFEWFVEESVPGYVKEAAENDGVSVHQWLTERAMQYKPGETGLLALDWWNGNRSVLVDTNLTGVLVGYTLLTKPEEVYRALLEATAFGTRKIIDAFHSNGVPVHEVYACGGLPQRNGLLMQIYADVTNREIKIADSKQTPAVGAAMFAAVAAGSSNGGYDSIVDAAGAMARVREETYKPIPENVAMYEKLYQEYTLLHDYFGRGTNDVMKRLKALKGQG from the coding sequence GTGAGTCGGAAATATACGATTGGTGTGGATTATGGGACGCAGTCCGGTCGCGCAGTACTTGTTGATTTGTCGAATGGAGCAGAGATCGCAGATCATGTGACGCCTTATCCGCATGGAGTGATTGATGAAAAGCTGCCGACTTCTGGTCAAATGCTTGGTCATGATTGGGCATTGCAGCATCCCGATGATTATATAGAAGTGTTGCGTAGATCCGTGCCAGCCGTTATTAAAGCGTCTGGAATTGACGTGGGAGACGTGATCGGACTTGCTATTGATTTTACGGCATGCACGATGCTGCCTGTTGACGAGGATCGAGTCCCGCTCTGTTTTAAGCCTGAGTGGCAAAACAATCCGCATAGCTGGGTCAAGCTATGGAAGCACCATGCTGCCCAAGATGAAGCAGACAGATTGAATGCGATTGCTGCTGAGCGGGGAGAGAAATTTCTACCACGTTACGGTGGAAAAATCTCTTCAGAATGGATGATCGCGAAGATATGGCAGATCGTCAATGAAGCGCCAGACGTGTATGAAGCGACTGACTTGTTTACTGAGGCTACCGACTGGGTTATTTCGCAGTTGACAGGGCAATTTGTGCGCAATAGTTGTACAGCGGGTTATAAGTCGATATGGCATAAGCAAGAGGGTTATCCGAGTCGGGAATTTTTCAAGGCGCTCGATCCTCAAATGGAAAATATCGTAGGTACGAAGCTGCGCGGAGATATTGAGGCACTCGGGACAAAGGCAGGCGAGTTAACTGCAGCAATGGCTGAGTTAATTGGTCTTCGTGCAGGGACGGCAATCGCGGTCGGCAATGTAGATGCACATGCTGCTGTTCCTGCAGTAGGTGTTGTTGGTCCAGGCAAACTCGTGATGGCGATGGGAACATCGATATGCCATATGTTACTGGGTACTGCTGAAGTTGAGGTCGAAGGAATGTGTGGTGTCGTTGAGGATGGCATCATTCCGGGCTATCTCGGATATGAGGCAGGTCAATCGGCGGTCGGCGACATTTTCGAATGGTTTGTTGAGGAGTCAGTGCCTGGTTATGTGAAGGAAGCTGCTGAGAATGATGGGGTTAGTGTGCACCAATGGCTGACAGAGCGGGCAATGCAATATAAGCCAGGTGAGACGGGATTATTGGCTCTCGATTGGTGGAATGGCAATCGTTCAGTGCTTGTGGACACCAATTTAACGGGAGTACTTGTAGGCTACACCTTACTGACGAAGCCAGAGGAAGTGTATCGCGCATTGCTGGAAGCAACCGCATTTGGCACTCGTAAGATTATAGATGCATTTCATTCAAATGGCGTGCCGGTGCATGAAGTATACGCTTGCGGTGGACTGCCACAGCGCAATGGCCTGTTAATGCAAATCTATGCAGACGTCACGAATCGCGAAATTAAAATTGCCGATTCCAAGCAAACACCTGCCGTCGGTGCGGCAATGTTTGCGGCAGTCGCCGCAGGGAGCTCCAATGGTGGATACGACAGCATTGTTGATGCTGCAGGCGCGATGGCACGTGTGCGTGAAGAAACCTACAAGCCAATTCCTGAGAATGTCGCAATGTACGAGAAGCTCTACCAAGAATACACGCTATTGCATGATTACTTTGGACGTGGCACGAATGATGTGATGAAGAGGTTGAAGGCATTAAAGGGACAGGGGTAA
- the araD gene encoding L-ribulose-5-phosphate 4-epimerase: protein MLEQLKEQVCRANAELPKYGLVTFTWGNVSGFDRASQLMVIKPSGVPYEELKPEHMVVLDLNGRVVEGTLRPSSDTPTHLVLYRSFSNIGGIVHTHSPWATVWSQAGQGIPALGTTQADYFYGTIPCTRQMTEAEINGAYEAETGNVIVETFSKVNPDQVPGVLVNSHAPFAWGKDAMDALHNAVVLEEVAKMAYHTCQLKAEVQPMSQPLLDKHYLRKHGANAYYGQPGGDIK, encoded by the coding sequence TTGTTAGAACAACTTAAAGAGCAGGTGTGTCGTGCGAATGCAGAACTACCCAAATATGGGCTAGTCACCTTTACTTGGGGAAATGTGAGCGGATTCGATCGTGCTTCGCAGTTAATGGTCATTAAACCAAGCGGTGTACCCTATGAGGAGCTCAAGCCCGAGCATATGGTTGTGCTCGATTTGAATGGTCGAGTAGTTGAAGGTACTTTGCGTCCCTCTTCAGATACACCGACGCATCTAGTTCTCTATCGTTCTTTTTCAAATATTGGCGGTATCGTACATACCCATTCTCCATGGGCGACAGTATGGTCACAGGCCGGTCAAGGCATTCCAGCGCTCGGAACGACACAAGCGGATTACTTCTATGGAACGATTCCGTGTACTAGGCAGATGACTGAAGCTGAGATTAATGGCGCTTATGAAGCAGAGACGGGCAATGTGATTGTGGAGACGTTTAGCAAAGTAAATCCGGATCAAGTGCCGGGTGTGCTCGTGAACAGTCATGCGCCATTCGCATGGGGGAAAGATGCGATGGATGCGTTGCATAACGCCGTTGTGCTAGAGGAAGTGGCAAAGATGGCTTATCATACTTGTCAGTTAAAAGCAGAAGTGCAGCCGATGTCTCAGCCATTGCTGGATAAGCACTATTTGCGCAAGCATGGGGCGAATGCCTATTATGGTCAACCTGGAGGCGATATTAAGTGA